One part of the Raphanus sativus cultivar WK10039 chromosome 7, ASM80110v3, whole genome shotgun sequence genome encodes these proteins:
- the LOC108816949 gene encoding protein BIG GRAIN 1-like D, with protein MHRSRNPSFSSTLLDEIYNSTDPKPHKTQSFAGSVHHTAKKQSISATRPVPDRKIHRDRFFGSVSSSSDSSSSIFSSSDTEPSHPKKTFSSRPLCFGPSKTTTTKQRKTEDNTLFRQNRAFRVSDVYDEKREDTRSTRRSAKKSSSSNQKKPKTPASPGVRIVNFINSLFSNKQSTAVKSYPRKTSYDDSEFVRKPTDYYYHASTTCSSASSFSRSCLNRSSEKSSDRMVKRSVRFSPVNVIVPESRSYVEDYLSNGYVRKSVKKDAEDGGRRSVEEIAREFLRDYHKNHHDNGLSKINAFEDYEEDDDDDLASDSSSDLFELDLVGTHHHNLYGDELPVYETTFAGLIL; from the coding sequence ATGCATAGATCCAGAAACCCGTCATTCTCCTCCACTCTCCTCGACGAAATCTACAATTCCACCGATCCCAAACCCCACAAAACCCAATCTTTTGCCGGCTCTGTCCATCACACTGCCAAGAAACAGAGCATCAGCGCAACTAGGCCGGTTCCTGACCGGAAAATCCACCGAGATCGGTTCTTCGGCTCCGTGTCGTCTTCCTCGGATTCCAGCTCCAGTATCTTCTCATCTTCCGACACCGAACCATCACACCCTAAGAAGACATTTTCTTCAAGACCGTTATGTTTCGGCCCATctaagacaacaacaacaaaacagagaaaaacagaggatAATACTCTGTTTCGCCAAAACAGAGCATTCCGAGTTTCAGACGTCTACGATGAGAAGCGTGAGGATACTAGAAGTACCAGAAGATCTGCGAAGAAGAGCTCGAGTAGTAATCAGAAAAAGCCTAAAACTCCAGCTTCGCCTGGAGTAAGAATCGTTAACTTCATCAACTCGTTATTCAGCAACAAACAATCAACGGCGGTGAAGAGTTATCCAAGGAAGACGAGCTACGACGATTCTGAATTCGTTAGGAAGCCAACTGATTATTATTACCATGCATCGACAACGTGTTCTTCAGCATCTTCCTTCTCCAGGTCTTGTCTGAACAGAAGCTCCGAGAAATCATCTGACCGTATGGTCAAGCGAAGCGTTCGGTTTTCTCCGGTTAACGTGATCGTCCCCGAGAGCAGATCCTACGTCGAAGATTATCTCAGCAACGGGTACGTAAGAAAGTCGGTGAAGAAGGATGCGGAAGATGGAGGGAGGAGGTCAGTGGAGGAGATTGCGAGAGAGTTTCTGCGAGATTATCACAAGAATCATCATGACAACGGTTTGAGCAAGATTAATGCCTTCGAGGAttatgaagaagatgatgatgatgatttagCAAGTGATTCGAGTTCGGATTTGTTTGAACTGGATCTAGTTGGAACTCATCATCACAATCTGTACGGGGATGAACTTCCTGTGTATGAAACCACTTTTGCTGGTTTGATCTTGTGA